Below is a window of Glandiceps talaboti chromosome 15, keGlaTala1.1, whole genome shotgun sequence DNA.
gcctctttatatgtacatgaaatgccaggggaacttgaaATTCATCAGCTATTGTGCAAAGTGACCATAAAACTGATTTTATGAATTGATGGAGTGTAATATTTGTCAATCCAACATGTtctaattcagttgtttactttcctgtTTGCAAGAAGTTTCGCTTGTGAATGCTTGTCTGTCATTGGTTGTAATGATATGTCTCTTGCTTTCAAACATTGTCATCATTTATACACAATACAAGAAAGCAAATACTGACAGCAACACAGCACTTTGCAAATGGAATGTCTTTATtgttaacaaaaaaaacaccaaaagtTATTTCACAGTATAagaaaaatgtcatgttatttttacagtttagaaaaattcattaatttttgtCTTGAAAATGTCTCCATATCCCTGAACCTGTCATCAATAGTTTATAAAAagatatactagtacacacatcatttacatatataacaaCTTGGAAATGTCTGTCTGGATTGTCTTGTGTATAAACAGATGACATTGGACTTCTTGACTGCGAGTACACTTTGAGATACAGGTATATAACCATGCAGAAgattaaaaaacacaaaatgtcacTGGCATGCATGTCATACAGGGCTGACAAACTTACTATGGTGTTTGCTctgtaaacatacacatatgttgTATCTACAAAATAAACCACATTATATTGTTGATTATGGAGCTAGTGAGCACCCTATTTTAAGTTTCAGTGTCTTTGATGTTAACAACACATTAGGCAATAACTTAAATAATTATCATTGATCACAAACTGCACCCCATTGTGTAATGGCTTTAATCATTCCAGTTAGTTTAATTGAAACCATAAATTCTTGTACAATCAACAATTATCATTCTGGCAACTGTGATTTCTGTGAAACAGAAAAGTTgcctacatctacagagtaaacactACCATAAGCTTATCAACTCTTGTAAGCATTACTTGATTATAATATGAAGGCATTGggtttatatattaatattaatattaataaattgaaaattcatAACTCTGTAAAACTGGACAATAGCACACTTGGaataatatacattaatatcTTTATAGAATAATAAATGATCCCTTCTGCGCCAACTTGAAATAACCAATTCtacaacattttaaaatcattttttggGGTGTGTAGTTGAATTAAATTTGAGAAGATAACCTGTGGCATACTATTCAATGTACTTGGGTTTGTTTTAATCATGGCACATTGTAGACCCTACAAATTGGCTTACCAGCTATGTCTATTGCTTCTTTCTTAGCACAGCCAGCAAGCTATTCTTAATTTGATGACTATTAGCAACTGATAAAACCCTGGCAGTAAGGAATAATGTATAAATCATTTAATGACTTTGAATATTACAAATCTTGTCTTCAAATCCAGAATGCAAATTGCCACATTGAAAGTCTCGTCATTGTTGGCCTGCATAGGCTATTCAATTATTTGTATGCTAAATACAAGCTAGTGCCCACAATAAAGACTCTTTTAGTCTTGTGTTCTGCCAGTATATACAATATCCATCAAGAAAACTCATCATGTTCTGAATTTTATCTCTTTCATATTGAAACCTCTAACTCACTAGATCATTTGATGGCGAGTCTGAAATACGAATGAAACCACAAAAGTCAAATTCTGAAACTTCTAAAAGACTGACATACCAATATGGTATCGATAAAGTCCCCAACCAGTGCCTCTCTGTCATAGATTTCagattagaaaaaaaaagtagtttGTCATTCTTGTTTGGTTTCCTCCACTTTATAACACTGTATTCATTGTTCTGATTACAGCCTCCACCACAAACATATCTTATTATATacctttatatacatgtagtaaacgGACAGATTTCAGCTATGATCACACATCAGGGTCACAGTTGTACAATACACTTGAAGTTCAGTATTAGAGGGATATACTGCTTCAATTGTTGGTTTTTACAGATAACTTTCaaacatatattaaaatcaaCCCACCGTATTTTGATACATACAATTGAAAGTCCACTTACTGAGAAACAGcccatatttacaaaatattctaaTTATTCATATTGGTAATGTACTGGAACACAAAATGGCTGCAAGGTTCAGTGATACAAATGAGCATAAATTACTTCCTGGTTCAACTAACTACTTTTCCCCTCTACAAGTTACCTTGCTTTGATTCTAAATCTATGTTATGTGACTATTACAACTAATAGCCAACTGAGCTGCTACTGGTAACTGGCTATGCATTTTGAGTGCGACTTTCCACATCAAGTGTTTCCTGAAAGTTTCTTactttcatatacatgtacatgtgtatttgtttatcaCATGACCTAACCTAACAAATCAAGCACTCCTTTCTATAGTTTTAAAACATTACGATATAACAATTGGAGTGTTAATTCAATACTACTCTAGGAATAGCACAAGTTCAAAGCTTATAACTACTGTTCATCTGTTCTTAAAAAGTACCACTACTGGTGTATTTAAGTAATTCACGAGGTAAGCTAGAACACCAAAGAACATATCATGAGATgtatcaaaacattttcatgaaaaataCAAGAACATATTGCAGAAGTAAACGTTCTTTGTCATGGCACTCTGTTGGGGAATAGCAAaattctattttactttttttagtCTAAAACCTGTACTGTATCTAGAAAATTAGATTAATTTTGTCTTAATTTCAAACACAGTGTTTGTTAGTGGGACGTCTTTTTGAGAAATATGGATGCACATTTTTATAATCTCCACAGAAAAGTAGGTAATTTCTCTCCCTGTTCACAACCATGGTGGTAAACACATTCACATTCTTATGTACTTAAGGAAATGGTGCAAATTTATGAAGTtaaaaattttggaaaaaatacatttacaaaatacttTCACAAATGTTGTATAAAAAGGTGTCCAAAAATTCCAACATTTCAGATAAAGTTTACATTTTCTCCCCCACATATAGTTGCAGACAGTGTCTGTCATCTTGCCCACAGTGCCTTGCAGTTTTGTGtgtataataaaacaaatgattaTATTCTAAGTCAAAACAAACTACAAATGGCATATTTTTCTTGACCTTCACAATGTCAGCAGGGACAATACAGTACAGGCTTTAGACATAGACTAAATTTGTCCTTATCAAATTacacaattacattttttttccattttgatATACATAGTTCACAGTAAAACGATGTTTATATTGGACATCAACATTGAGTTGTCTTACTAGTAAAATACCTACCATAACTCGGAACACTAATCacagaataaacaaacaaaaatacacaagCCAAATAAATTATTACAACATACTTTTAAATACAatgtttaacttttaaccaAAAAAAGAAGCACAAAAATTTTGGTAAATCTAAATATGAATAATTCTCTTCATAACTGTGTAACATTATTTTGATTAAGGATTCAGAACCCAACTTCTCTAGTTAAGTATGACCCTGGGGTGGGTGGGACCTGATAGCAATTCCTACAGGGCTGTTGTATATCGATAGGGTAATTGGACGGGAACACTTCACAGCTTGGCAGCAAGCTTTACGATGCACGGACAGGAACATGTTTCTACTATGACGCGTAACCATGGTGActtgtttgttgtaatttctTGGATAAATCATCAATCCTTATGTCTTTCAAATGcagtaaatgttctaatcttCGGACTTTAGCTTGAAGAATCTGAAAGTACAAGAAGAAAGAAGACATTCTTTTACTGAAGATACAGTCTCCATATGAAAGAGGAACAAAGGTGAGGTTGGTTTTATCTATAGCTGCTTGTCTTCATACTTGGGGGACTTTTACACTAAGGGGActcaaaaatgttattttcacaaattctgCATCGTGTGACCtcataaaaatagttttaaaaatgacaaacctGGCTTAGAAGAAGCCGACTGTACACAGAGGTGAGGCATTATGGGTAAAAACAATGAAAGGAACTGGCCCAGGTATTGTATGGCCATTGTTTCAAGCGGCGTGAAGCTCccaaacattccaaaaattTCTGAATTCATTTGGACAGCTAAGTTAAAGCATGAGCAAATCTTATTTTACAAATGAATATAAGCACAATATTTGTTACCTCATTTCTCAAAGACATAACAAAATATTACCTGTACAGTCTCTTGTGATGCCAGCAAGGCTTGTTCTTTCTCCTCAATCAGAAGTCTGACTTCAGGACTTATTTGTGGATCATTGACATGAGGTAGGGACCTAGTTCTTGGAACAGGTCTGTCAAGAAAAATatgaacacaaaaataagttgATTTATGTTGCATTTGTCATTGGAAAGTGATCATTAGTGCTAAACCCAATTCTATCGTCCATACCAACTAATACATGTAAAGATGTAGTTATGCAGAGTCAATGAAAATGTTTCTGatcaaaataaagatattggAAAAGCTGACATTTTTTTGGTTTGAACTTTGCTCTTTCTTCTACAGTTCACTCAACCTATAGTTTTGGTATTTTCTAAGAAGTTAATCTGAACAAAATAGCTAGTGTCAGCTTTTCAGAAATGTTTATTTAGATCATTAACATTATGGTATTTACaacatttacacatttcaattcaatgaaattaaaaaataatcaattacattttagttataaataaagtattatttaGAATAACGATGGAATTCACTGTATTGAAACAGTTTTAACAAACATAGAACAGGCAACAGAACCCTTAACCAGTAGATAATTAGTATGTTACAACACAGCACACTGTAAAGTGAATGACTTTATCCTCCCCTTATTGTGTAAAAATGGAATGATCCACCTATTCACACATATGGAAGAGACCAGTCCAAATTACACAGTTAGGATACATAGAGGGTTGCAAAGTCAAATTACCTGGTGGTATGTTTCTTGAGACTGTGAAAACATAAATTAATTGGAAGTTGAAGATCAGGTCAAACGTGAAAGTAGTGCAAGGCATACAAAAGGCAAGGAATATATGGACTTGGGAATTAATCTTTCTCCTTTAGTGTAAAACACACTTAAAATATATGATACTGGAAGGAATATATGTTACAGATTTGCATGCCACCCTATTTTGTTGCAAAGATTACAGTAGCATGCTCAGATTAAAAGGGCAGAAGCTTTGTTTAAACACGTTTTTGGGATTAACTTTTGATTCACATTGTTGaaaggtaaaattactaaattcaGTGTTCTATTTACTGAAAGCTGTGGTTTAGCCAtcacttgcaactgactgaacGCAAGCCACATATTTATTcttaatacatgcatattaaaATGTTGAGGAACTCGTATTGTGCAATAAGCTGTGCTAATAATACCAGGTAATGTTTTTGAAGTCGTGCATCAACACAACAATACACCAGGATAAGAAGGtttcatgtaaacattttcaccCGAGTTAACaaaaaaagcttataaactcaacttgtacCACATTTTCTactatatataaacatactCAAAGTGAAGGCATGATGTAATCAGAATGCTACTTAGTACACTAGTCTAATTGGATAGCTTTGACCTTTCTAATGAACAGTGCTGTACAACACTAAAATGTTAAATTGACCATCAAAGAGCTAATGGAAAGGTGTTTCACTAACACTAGATGTAGATGGAATTGTAGCTCAGTCActaaatatttgaatgtaaacATGCTATCCATCAACAgtaataatatattgtaattgtACTGCAGCAAGACTCAAAATATCTATCACTGTATAGCTTGATATTAtagtatttcatttttcaagatTAGCAACGGTCTAAATGAGTCACTAGGGGGTGCTGTCCATTTGAAAGGTCTCTACATGTAAAGCATGTGCTATTGACCCTATTTGACCCGTGTTGTTGATTTATTCAAGTGGTACTTACCCTTGTAAGTAACCGCCATCTTTATCTGTTACAGCGTAGGGTGGATTGGCGTGGGCTTTTTGTGGCATGCTGGCAGGATGTTTGGGTTGGCGAACACctgttcaaaatacaaaaatgattaTAAATGTTTGAAATCTTTGAGTGTTTAAAGTCTACAGGAATTAATATTATACCATATACTAAGTATTCTACATTTCctataatttaaaatattgtgttgttgtttgttctgAATCAGTGTGACTCGTATAATGTGAACAACTTTTCTTTACTTGAGTTTTATCTAGCAGAATTTGATATCTTTACATGGCAGTTTCCTTGTCAAAGTGTGTAAAATCTTTCAAAAGACCTTTGCCTAAATATCCAGCatattacattgtgtaatttttcaatCCTTTGAATGTACACAGAGTACTGAACTTTGATGATATGGTTTTTAGGAATATCTCACAGTGACACcatatattattaattttttctcCTTTTATCTAGTAGAATTTGATCTCTTTTCACAGTTTACTCATAAAATCTCTACAAAAGGAAAACtgataattttttatttacctttcTGTTTTTCTGATCTATTAGTTTCATTACCAGGTTGACGAAAACTACCGACTTCCTGACCATTGAAATAACCATCAGGAGAAATCTGAAATCAACATTAGaaatatcatttgatataagttttttgttaaatacaacaaaattaatTGCATTGACCTTCAAATTTCCTGTTCATGACAAGACTGAATaagacaagtttcatgcaaagatatTATTTGTGTTAGCAATTGATCAGAACTAACCAAACCAAAGTACATTGCCATATAAAAGTATGTTCCTGCTACTTTTGAAATCATTTAGAGAAATTTTGTTGTTCACTATCTTCTTTTCAACGAATCATaaatgacaaaagaacttttatttctgaggtATAAGATAGACTGTGATTTTGAGTCAATGTAcctgttgtggtggtggtggtggtggtttggTTCTACTTGTCACTGGCACTCCTCCCACACTTCCTCCTTGTGTAATTTTAATCAAATACATATCTATCTTTTTTCTAAGTTGATAAAGAACTACTTCCACTACTCCAGGTTTACATGAACTGATTTGTCGAACTATATTTTCTGGAACATTGTAGGTGAGCTTGGACAAAACTTTCCTGTTGAAAAAAGACAAACTTTGATCAATAATAATATTCCAAACTGGGTAATAACTTTATTGAGTTTAAGACAAAATAACGACAACATATAAAGTTTAGATGAATCATTGAAATCCCTGAGGGAGAAAGTAAAAGTTGTGTTAGTGTGACAcactttcattatcatttctgtttaaaatgtaaacattagCTATATACTATTCAGGACCCTGGCTGACTCTAAATCAATCCAAGTATATTTGCTGTAACATGAATATACCAGTGCTCTACTGATATCTTTGGGGCTCTACATGCAAAATCAGTTTAAAAACTCCCAAAATTATTCAGATTATCACTATGGAACCCTTAGACATCAGATACTTGAAAGACTGTATGATTACAGTGTATTGTAAGAAGAACAGTGAACAGTGAGCCCCTCAACCCCACCATTAGAATTTAATGCCATATAACTTTTactaacagtacatgtacatgataatgTATCTCTGTACagaaatatgataatatgttGTATATTAGAATTGTATGCTACACTCATTCCagtacaataacaataatataacaTTCGATTATAAACTAGATGAATTAGAATTATAAAAGATCGACTTACCTATTGAGAGTTCCCCAGTTACTCATTTTCTGCTGCAGTGAGTTAGCTGGTGTGTAATTGTGGAGCTCAACAATTTTGGGAACATAATGTTTGACTATCTCAGCCACCATCACTGTAGGAAAGACATAAAATCCacaatgaaattaattaatGATATACTAATAAATATCTTAGTATTCTTTTTCCCTTTcataatttaaattttaaaatgaaagtttgGTCATAGAACATTTCCCCATGTGTACAAAGTTTTACATTTGTGAAATTATCAGACCTTTATGTACATAGCAGACAGTCATCGACACCACACTCCTCTTCCTCTAGCGACATTTGTATGTCACTAGTCTGTGGGTATAGAAATTAGAATGCCACGTTCAAAATTCAAGATTGACACTTTGTAAAGTTTCGGtgtgtacatacagtacatgaacattacatgtatactgagcAATTTAGTTCACGCCTTCAGACATAGGTTGAGTATTTGCAATCGTGTGTCCTTATCTCTGACTATGTTTACTTAGATAAAATACAGCACGGACTACAGTAAATTAACATACATTGGACACTGTAAATTATGGCGGTCATGACCCGAGAATAACATTGAATGGTAATGGAGTATCTCATTACCGGTATTTCAACAAGTAGCTTACCTCCATCTGCGAAATCTCTAGTGATATTCTTCTTAGGTCTACTTAATGGTATTTCGTCAATCCATGCAAATAAATCTTGTAACTGTTCTTCTTCTATTTCGGTCATATTTACGTCGTCATCTGTGTTGCCTGTACCCTTGTCTTCTGCGATTACTTTAGTGGTGTTGTTTTGGGTCTCTGGCTTCATCGAGATATATTTTCACTGACTTCCGAAAAGATTACGAAAGAGTAATATCAGAATATAGTATATGGTCTTATAATTAGAACCGTGTGTAATAAAGGTATCAATCGGCCCCTTCACGTGTCTGATATTCACCCCAACCAGATTCTTAGCTAGCGACGTCGATTTCTATGTCCCTTGACGTCGGCCATATTGATTGTTGTCACAACAATGAACAGCAACAAACAAAGTACAACGTGACGTCACATCAATCGGTCTGGCACTCGACTTCGAACAGCTTCGAAGATGtgcattttgttttttaaaacattgatttttttttaaataatgaagCTATATTTGGTAATGTTGAGAAGGACAGGAGAACTCTGAAAGAACCACGAACCTAAATTATTTGCCACGAAGAATCAATGCCATATTAAAGATTTGTAGAAAGCTAAAGGGCTTAAAAGAGATGGCGGCAGACTAGGACTTATTTGAACACGTTTGGGAGAAATTATTTTCTATCTTTATGCATTGCAGTATCTAAAATCTAAAAGTATTGGTGCCATCGCTTGTACGATATGAGTATGAAAGCCGACAAGGGTGATCGGAAGCAGTCATCTGCCGAAAGTGCAGCAAGTAAAGCTGGACAGTTTGCTGCACGAGATGATCGTCAGCTCCGGGCGAAAGCCAAACAAGCAATTTTGGAAGAACTGAATCAACAACTACGCATAAAAGCTGAACGTATTAAACTGAAGGCGAAATTGGGACCCAGTGGACATGAAAGTGAAACAGAAATAACACCTGGCGAGCATATCACTACAccaaaaaggtaaaatatatGCATTATTTCTTTTTAGAAAGCTTATGTTTTGGTTTTCAAACCAGGAAGTGAATCAAGTACAAGTTGGTGCACATGTATGTTGGTAAACATGTTCAAACACGAGTGACAACTGCATTGACAAGATCGAAGTTTTCAAAAACCATGTGTCGTCCTGGAAAATGGTAAGACTACCAGTTCTATACTAACAGTtttaaatttattgaattataCTATTATTCTAGAAATCTAAAAGAATCTAATTTTTAATAGTAATAGTGCAACTTTTCGAGGTTTAGCTACATGTAGTGTGCTGATGCAGTCtggttaaaatctgatgtgatgaATACGACTCAATTTTTTTATAATACAGTACCTCAGTTTCCTTCATTTATTGTAGTTTTTCGTTTTGTCTCATTCGGGAGTGGGAAGGCGGTGATCACTCCCTCAACGAAGGAAacatgtaaataaagaaattaagcCGTATTCACAACATCAGATTGGTGCTGATGGTCAGGTGTGTGTACTGTGGTGGGAGGTATTAGTTATTGTGTTCAAAGTTAAGatattgttttttgtgtgtaacattACAAGATATATGAATCGATATGTGAGGATGAGGATTACACATTTCCTGATattattactttaaaaaaaaatatttattgatttattgatttatttacacGATTAGGCTAGAAATTATAgcaattttgataaaataagtTATCTGACATGGTattaaatttgttataaatgaaatgaggaaagaaaagtgacgtGTTGGAATTGAACCCatgtcccctaaacactagttcAGGTTAGATTGGAAGACAAAGTCATGTTATTCCAATTAGTATGTAATTTGCAGGTACACTATgcaatattttcaaatgttttttgtcacatacaatacatgtacaagtaagtCTTTTATGTTTTCCCCTTCCCTCATATATCTTACTTTTCCTAATTTCCTTAAAATCCAACAATGAAGATTTGTCTCTTTGGATGAAATGAAGGCATCTGCAAAGACAATCACCATCAAATCACCTCCATCCAGAATTCCTGTTTTGAGGCTGACACAAAAACCAGCAGCAGAGAAGGAACCAGTGGGCTCACCGGGAAGACAGGCTAGACAACGGAGAAGACAGCAAACTGTTCGAGTATATCGACCTACGTATGACTGGAATAGGGGAGGAAGATTGAAGGAATTGAGGATTAGGTaatgatgcacacacacagaaaatTTATCATATAAACAAAATCTTGTTAAAGCACAGGAATGGTGAGATTTATGCACACATACCTTGGGTTCCTTAACCTAGCCAGGAACTAGTGATGCTCTCACAAAACTTGCTTCTGGGCAGACATTTCATAGATTTACAAAAGACTCACCCTAAGTGAACTCAgatgttatgcaaatataccaCATGGTGTTAGGATGTGTAGGATCTTGCATACTAATTGGGCATCCTCTCTCTTCTGCAATCAGTACCGACGTCCGTGTGCATCAAAGACTCTTAACTGAGACTGTACACTGGCAGACGTACCAAGCAAGCTGTACCTATTGCTAATCATGCTGTAGTGAAGTCAGTATCCCGTATTTCTTTGTATTGGAAATGCTACCTATTCAgagatattatatataaatacctGGTACAATGGCTTTGACCCTGTTGTTTGATATGTGCAAGTGAACTTGAACAACCAACGAGTGGGAAAGTGAGCGAACACGGGGGTTTTGGAAGAACTATTGACAAATCTGGATTTACTTTGTTAGAAATACGACGGAGCCAGCTGAGAAATGCGAATTGTTACACTTGTGTGAATGGTCATCTTGACTACTTAGTAACTCATTGATCACCatgatttattttgattgttgacAGGAATCTTGCCA
It encodes the following:
- the LOC144446140 gene encoding sperm flagellar protein 1-like, which produces MKPETQNNTTKVIAEDKGTGNTDDDVNMTEIEEEQLQDLFAWIDEIPLSRPKKNITRDFADGVMVAEIVKHYVPKIVELHNYTPANSLQQKMSNWGTLNRKVLSKLTYNVPENIVRQISSCKPGVVEVVLYQLRKKIDMYLIKITQGGSVGGVPVTSRTKPPPPPPQQISPDGYFNGQEVGSFRQPGNETNRSEKQKGVRQPKHPASMPQKAHANPPYAVTDKDGGYLQGPVPRTRSLPHVNDPQISPEVRLLIEEKEQALLASQETVQILQAKVRRLEHLLHLKDIRIDDLSKKLQQTSHHGYAS